In a genomic window of Pseudomonas putida:
- a CDS encoding YqaA family protein, whose product MFGAYLGLFLAAFGAATLLPLQSEAVLVGLLLSDKYWLWSLLAVATLGNVLGSLVNWRLGRAIERFRDRRWFPVSPAHLEKARIHYQRYGHWSLLLSWLPVIGDPLTLVAGVMREPLGRFLLIVTLAKGARYGALALITLGWTG is encoded by the coding sequence ATCTTCGGCGCTTACCTCGGTCTGTTCCTCGCGGCGTTTGGCGCCGCGACGCTATTGCCCCTGCAATCCGAAGCGGTGCTGGTGGGGCTGCTGCTCAGCGACAAGTATTGGCTGTGGTCGCTGCTGGCGGTGGCGACCCTGGGCAATGTCCTCGGCTCGCTGGTGAACTGGAGGTTGGGACGGGCCATCGAACGCTTCCGTGACCGGCGCTGGTTTCCCGTCAGCCCGGCTCATTTGGAAAAGGCCCGGATTCACTATCAGCGCTACGGGCACTGGTCGCTGCTGCTCAGTTGGCTGCCGGTGATCGGCGATCCGCTGACCCTGGTCGCCGGGGTGATGCGCGAACCGCTGGGACGTTTCCTGCTGATCGTGACCCTGGCCAAGGGTGCCCGTTACGGCGCATTGGCCCTGATCACCCTTGGCTGGACGGGTTGA
- a CDS encoding D-2-hydroxyacid dehydrogenase family protein, whose amino-acid sequence MAVQIAVIDDWQAVARDVVDWSVLDSIGEVSFIHDYPADNETLAKRLADFEVICVMRERTRFDAQLLASLPRLKLLVTGGMRNFALDLEAAKALGIQVCGSDSYKHAAPELTWALIMAATRNLVKEANALRAGLWQQGLGGDLHGKTLAVLGLGSIGQRVAQFGQVFGMRVIAWSENLTAERAAQAGVTYVSKQELFEQADVLSVHLVLSERSRGLVDAEALSWMKPTALLVNTARGPIVDESALIKALQKRRLGGAALDVFEVEPLPPHHPFRTLENVLATPHVGYVSQQNYQLFFSQMIEDIQAWAAGTQIRLLN is encoded by the coding sequence ATGGCGGTGCAGATTGCAGTGATTGACGATTGGCAGGCTGTCGCCCGCGATGTGGTCGATTGGTCGGTACTCGATTCGATCGGCGAGGTGAGTTTCATCCACGACTACCCCGCCGATAACGAAACACTGGCCAAACGCCTGGCTGATTTCGAGGTGATTTGCGTCATGCGCGAGCGCACCCGCTTCGACGCACAGCTGCTTGCAAGCTTGCCCAGACTCAAGCTTCTGGTGACCGGGGGCATGCGTAACTTCGCCCTCGACCTGGAGGCCGCCAAGGCCTTGGGCATCCAGGTCTGTGGCAGCGACAGCTACAAGCACGCCGCGCCCGAACTGACCTGGGCGCTGATCATGGCGGCGACCCGCAATCTGGTGAAGGAAGCCAACGCCTTGCGTGCAGGCCTCTGGCAGCAAGGGCTGGGGGGCGACTTGCATGGCAAGACCCTGGCGGTGCTCGGCCTTGGCAGCATCGGCCAGCGTGTCGCGCAGTTCGGCCAGGTGTTCGGCATGCGCGTGATCGCCTGGAGTGAAAACCTCACCGCCGAACGGGCTGCGCAAGCGGGCGTAACCTATGTCAGCAAGCAGGAACTGTTCGAACAGGCCGACGTGTTGTCGGTGCATCTGGTCCTCAGCGAGCGCTCCCGCGGGCTGGTGGACGCAGAGGCCCTGAGCTGGATGAAGCCCACCGCGCTTTTGGTCAACACCGCACGCGGGCCGATTGTCGACGAATCGGCCTTGATCAAGGCCCTGCAGAAACGACGCCTGGGCGGTGCAGCGCTGGATGTGTTCGAAGTCGAACCGCTGCCACCTCATCATCCGTTCAGGACCCTGGAGAATGTTTTGGCGACGCCACATGTGGGCTATGTCAGCCAGCAGAACTACCAGCTGTTTTTCTCGCAGATGATCGAAGACATTCAGGCGTGGGCGGCGGGTACGCAGATCCGCCTTTTGAACTGA
- a CDS encoding alpha/beta fold hydrolase → MPSLLARWLPGLLLTATLPLIAHAEAPAYGPELQGFEYPYTVKHFAFQSQGKSLQMGYMDIAAHGKANGRSVVLMHGKNFCGATWETSIKALSDAGYRVIAPDQIGFCTSSKPDNYQYSFQQLASNTQQLLKALGIQKATLLGHSTGGMLATRYALQYPEQVEQLALVNPIGLEDWKALGVPYRTVDQWYERELKLSADGIRTYERNTYYGGRWKPEFDRWVDMLAGLNKGPGHTQVAWNSALIYDMIFTQPVYYEFHNLKMPTLLLIGTSDTTAIGSDIAPPEVKAKLGHYDQLGKQVAKLIPQSTLVEFPGLGHAPQMEEPAQFHKALIDWLNKTNPVR, encoded by the coding sequence ATGCCCTCGCTTCTCGCTCGCTGGCTACCCGGCCTGCTGCTGACCGCCACCCTGCCCCTCATCGCTCACGCCGAAGCCCCTGCATACGGGCCCGAGCTGCAAGGCTTCGAGTACCCCTACACCGTCAAGCATTTCGCCTTCCAGTCCCAGGGCAAATCCCTGCAAATGGGCTACATGGACATTGCCGCCCATGGCAAGGCCAATGGCCGCAGCGTGGTGCTGATGCACGGCAAGAACTTCTGTGGCGCCACTTGGGAAACTTCGATCAAGGCGCTGAGCGACGCTGGTTACCGGGTCATCGCCCCGGATCAGATCGGCTTCTGCACCTCCAGCAAACCGGACAACTACCAGTACAGCTTCCAGCAATTGGCCAGCAACACCCAGCAATTGCTCAAGGCCCTCGGCATCCAGAAGGCCACCCTGCTCGGCCACTCCACCGGTGGCATGCTCGCCACCCGCTATGCCCTGCAATATCCCGAGCAGGTCGAACAACTGGCACTGGTCAACCCCATCGGCCTTGAAGACTGGAAAGCACTTGGCGTGCCGTATCGCACGGTCGATCAATGGTACGAGCGCGAACTGAAGCTCAGCGCCGACGGCATCCGTACCTATGAACGCAACACCTATTACGGCGGGCGCTGGAAGCCTGAATTCGATCGATGGGTCGACATGCTCGCCGGGCTCAACAAAGGCCCGGGGCATACGCAAGTCGCGTGGAATTCGGCCCTGATCTACGACATGATCTTCACCCAGCCGGTCTACTACGAATTCCACAACCTGAAGATGCCCACCCTGCTGTTGATCGGGACCTCCGACACCACGGCCATTGGCAGTGATATCGCGCCGCCCGAGGTCAAGGCAAAACTCGGTCATTACGACCAGTTGGGTAAACAGGTGGCAAAACTGATTCCCCAATCGACCCTCGTGGAATTTCCAGGCTTGGGCCACGCGCCGCAGATGGAAGAACCAGCGCAGTTCCACAAGGCGTTGATTGACTGGCTGAACAAAACCAATCCCGTGCGTTGA
- a CDS encoding Ldh family oxidoreductase — translation MSAPLDDVSAVVSQNLSLAELTALLEKIFLRHGTSADVARVLAENCAGAERDGAHSHGVFRMPGYVSTLQSGWVNGKAVPVVEDVASGFVRVDAGNGFAQPALAAARALLVEKARSAGIAVLAIRNSHHFAALWPDVEPFAYEGLVALSVVNSMTCVVPHGADRPLFGTNPIAFAAPRADGDPIVFDLATSAIAHGDVQIAARKGERLPTGMGVDALGQPTQDPKAILEGGALLPFGGHKGSALSMMVELLAAALTGGNFSFEFDWKNHPGAKTPWTGQLLIVIDPSKSTGQSFAERSQELVRQMHGVGLKRLPGDRRHHQRAKSQANGILLDAQTLANLRELAGH, via the coding sequence ATGTCTGCACCACTCGATGATGTGTCTGCTGTTGTCTCGCAAAACCTGTCCCTCGCTGAGTTGACGGCGCTGCTTGAGAAGATATTCCTGCGCCACGGCACGTCTGCCGATGTCGCCCGGGTGCTGGCTGAAAACTGCGCCGGCGCCGAACGCGACGGCGCGCACAGTCATGGGGTGTTTCGCATGCCCGGTTATGTTTCAACGTTGCAGAGCGGCTGGGTGAACGGCAAGGCAGTTCCGGTGGTCGAGGATGTGGCGTCGGGTTTCGTGCGGGTCGATGCCGGCAACGGTTTCGCACAGCCGGCGCTCGCGGCGGCGCGGGCGCTGTTGGTGGAAAAGGCTCGCAGTGCCGGCATCGCGGTACTCGCCATCCGCAATTCCCACCATTTCGCGGCATTGTGGCCGGATGTCGAACCCTTCGCCTATGAAGGGCTGGTAGCGCTGAGTGTGGTTAACAGCATGACCTGCGTGGTCCCCCATGGCGCCGATCGGCCACTGTTTGGCACCAATCCCATTGCTTTTGCCGCACCGCGGGCCGATGGCGATCCGATTGTTTTCGACCTGGCCACCAGCGCCATTGCCCACGGTGATGTGCAGATTGCCGCGCGCAAGGGCGAGCGTTTGCCAACGGGCATGGGGGTGGACGCACTCGGTCAGCCGACCCAGGACCCCAAGGCGATTCTTGAGGGCGGGGCGCTGTTGCCGTTCGGCGGACACAAGGGCTCGGCGTTGTCGATGATGGTGGAGTTGCTGGCTGCAGCGTTGACTGGAGGTAACTTCTCTTTCGAGTTCGACTGGAAAAATCATCCGGGCGCCAAGACGCCCTGGACCGGCCAGTTACTGATCGTCATCGACCCGAGCAAGTCCACCGGGCAGAGCTTTGCCGAGCGCAGCCAGGAACTGGTGCGGCAGATGCATGGCGTGGGACTCAAGCGGTT
- a CDS encoding dermonecrotic toxin domain-containing protein → MFTSPTPLFFPEIRRSTDHWTELGKSHRLTRRDLQWLRHVQWATHASRLQQSPPMHAERILLRAGTLSLPLAGCFVLRSMPDDNGEVLYTPYAGIKKFASRTILSAHIESQLNSADEDHELLAFMSLSARKTLGEVTDIKVSFETIEGDIFQDQRAVIEDNLRNNDQAMLNELQKLPTLDALLDTLLDESLNTSFPALDQRQTLVTLFTETASSKSRQWAQSMPLREAVLLFYRLQRWPVGQRAEFSHPRLTPLATDQELWQEAVKRVADGLIGQLSTKLQWFWSQASVDGATRRAFFSRALGEKARADLLFKREDGILSPEQSRALHPLIEPMMGTSSTLTLETVRLWEYPPNYIELAGSLMISKSGSSAFLYTPTQGFEVLKDYRNLKNTLQEKSTTAGHDDELYDLMTLEERQRFIGFHEPQVSGAVTSGSVFTALFEAIITKQLQNLEYAFQVFRHSDGAVNIQAYVDKALDIRTMINAQLSTLETQGRWSTRPVLAGNQPSLVLGDTAESLAKTYMSVESALSDRFLKQPVSTLALQRKYLESIKADVADAFSVGLRGEAALRELGGTLRNADWHVVETVFNQDRADRKSRLAVRGFHPDVFSLFLQCAGEANALPLANCVLLTTRGGLDVQHSGRAILWTPANGLEVFETVGSARQQLNLRLLDAEKRLGLLENLSPAQRTFHRRYSLHSLHLVEGSVLQHLAQSAIDHFLARCEYVHSWNLIAAQQTKALTALTHTVIDTNLRRAIAIARAMVLQQSTPAWLGMAPVDEQKLHAELLEQLHNSVPDDKDYLHGIQPLRTYVHETLKTLLARRYPGTALNPDEIQITPNLSLAGPAQTLTKFALNHVNVAQNTGFRIASTTTRSLPANLDQAAIQQLLLSLDVEKTYAKLVTDSLVTDSTQAVPRWQRFVRQVPWQLLHHAHELKLQQRLSDGAFDLIRQVLDMPDAVARASVTGAHAIVRPLQLIKTAGASPVTASGLYLIGPGVGKKGAHILYAPYHTDLTFTEFDNEAGVVAAFNTPGPLQQLLLRRLPDIERSGFRNLYTSTVGHVSEITLGGNVISGHLLTHLFNDNAALLPRMLAARSETDGSSDWETVKHLFSSGIKLASGLLPGKLSYGKFLWQAYDDFKNSAEGLQDHHWKTALRNFISGAAQLVSLGKLSLEAKTDAVVLPPAATSVAPHVTALDWSQIQTTSSRRTRLQPFETSIVQLKDLTKNFADGTYLDAATQLRYAPIAGKVYPVKKTAAAWRMIKGQQEGPVLLPTTNKQLIVDPDIHTVHYGKNLSKMHNRFIASHEARSVLNIEARGMADIRAKFPERAAMLVRAIDLARFYAFNSLHNLALPGNLAQGTRLNTFLQEHFDVSTVDAYLIRRIKETIVPVCNALVDPDQDLLSGDRLVIGSNKDPLSNVAAFVNANDPDKRVHITEQFFDQQLDWYKGSLTEPFDVDTHGQAAVLIHELAHQACDAVDIVYVEARRPFSDLMESITGFGQAMKQEQIEFQRSALSLRTPRDELFARWNSVLNSWISLDSITSAIDETDTILDITSSPTIDQARDAFLSQQNAEHRINIILRNADSVSRLICEMGRQLDPVHEVTS, encoded by the coding sequence ATGTTCACATCCCCCACACCACTTTTTTTCCCTGAAATCCGGCGTTCTACCGATCACTGGACCGAGCTTGGCAAATCCCACAGGTTGACTCGAAGGGACCTGCAATGGCTGCGCCACGTGCAATGGGCCACCCACGCGTCACGCCTGCAACAATCCCCGCCAATGCACGCAGAGAGAATCCTGCTCAGAGCCGGGACGCTATCACTGCCCTTGGCGGGTTGCTTTGTGTTGCGCTCCATGCCCGATGACAACGGCGAAGTTCTCTATACGCCGTACGCCGGTATAAAGAAATTCGCCAGTCGCACGATCCTGAGCGCACACATCGAAAGCCAATTGAACAGCGCGGACGAAGACCACGAGTTGCTGGCGTTCATGTCATTGTCCGCGCGTAAAACATTAGGCGAAGTCACCGACATCAAGGTGAGTTTCGAAACCATCGAGGGCGACATATTCCAGGATCAGCGTGCCGTTATCGAAGACAACCTGCGCAACAACGATCAGGCCATGCTTAATGAACTTCAAAAGCTGCCAACGCTTGATGCGCTGCTCGATACCCTGCTCGATGAGTCGCTCAATACGAGCTTTCCGGCACTGGACCAACGTCAGACCCTGGTCACTCTCTTTACCGAAACAGCAAGTTCGAAATCCCGCCAATGGGCCCAATCCATGCCTTTGCGTGAAGCAGTGCTGTTGTTTTACCGACTTCAGCGCTGGCCAGTCGGGCAACGTGCCGAGTTCTCTCACCCGCGACTAACGCCGTTGGCCACTGACCAGGAACTCTGGCAGGAAGCAGTCAAGCGCGTGGCCGATGGTCTGATCGGTCAGTTGTCTACAAAACTGCAATGGTTCTGGAGTCAGGCAAGTGTCGACGGCGCCACGCGCCGGGCATTCTTCTCTCGAGCCTTAGGTGAAAAGGCGCGAGCGGATCTGCTGTTCAAGCGCGAGGACGGGATTCTGTCCCCTGAACAATCTCGCGCCCTGCACCCATTGATCGAGCCGATGATGGGGACGTCCTCGACGTTGACGCTCGAAACGGTGCGTCTCTGGGAGTATCCCCCCAACTACATTGAGCTGGCGGGCTCCCTGATGATCAGCAAGAGCGGCTCCTCTGCCTTTCTTTACACGCCCACTCAAGGATTTGAGGTGCTGAAGGACTATCGAAACCTGAAAAACACCCTGCAGGAAAAATCGACGACAGCCGGGCACGACGATGAGCTTTATGACCTCATGACCCTGGAGGAACGGCAGCGCTTCATCGGTTTCCATGAGCCCCAGGTATCGGGTGCCGTCACCAGCGGCTCGGTGTTCACCGCGTTGTTCGAAGCGATCATCACCAAACAACTGCAAAACCTGGAATACGCCTTTCAAGTGTTCCGACACAGCGACGGCGCGGTGAACATTCAGGCCTACGTCGACAAAGCGCTGGACATACGCACGATGATCAATGCGCAACTGTCGACGCTGGAAACTCAGGGGCGCTGGAGCACACGGCCCGTATTGGCTGGCAACCAACCTTCCCTGGTGCTGGGGGACACCGCAGAAAGCCTGGCCAAGACCTATATGTCCGTTGAATCGGCACTGAGCGACCGGTTTTTGAAGCAACCGGTAAGTACTCTGGCGCTTCAACGAAAGTATCTGGAGAGCATAAAGGCGGATGTTGCCGATGCCTTTTCCGTTGGCCTGCGTGGAGAGGCTGCTTTGCGGGAATTGGGGGGCACGCTGCGCAATGCCGATTGGCACGTTGTAGAAACCGTCTTCAATCAGGATCGGGCGGATCGAAAAAGTCGCCTCGCCGTCAGAGGGTTCCATCCGGATGTCTTTTCGCTGTTTCTCCAATGCGCTGGCGAGGCGAACGCTCTGCCCTTGGCCAATTGCGTACTGTTAACCACCCGGGGTGGTCTTGATGTACAGCATTCCGGCCGCGCCATTCTCTGGACGCCCGCAAACGGCCTGGAAGTCTTCGAGACAGTTGGCAGTGCCCGGCAGCAACTGAACCTGCGCCTTCTCGACGCTGAAAAACGCTTGGGACTGCTGGAAAATCTTTCCCCTGCCCAACGCACGTTCCACCGCCGCTATTCGCTCCATTCGCTGCATCTGGTCGAGGGCAGTGTCTTGCAGCACCTCGCTCAATCCGCAATTGACCACTTCCTGGCGCGCTGTGAGTACGTGCACTCCTGGAATTTGATCGCCGCTCAGCAGACAAAAGCACTTACAGCTCTGACGCATACGGTCATCGACACCAACCTGCGCAGAGCCATAGCCATTGCCAGGGCGATGGTGCTCCAGCAGTCGACTCCAGCCTGGCTGGGGATGGCTCCTGTGGACGAACAAAAACTGCATGCCGAGTTGCTCGAACAACTTCATAACAGCGTCCCTGACGACAAGGACTACCTGCACGGCATACAGCCGCTGAGAACCTACGTCCATGAAACGTTGAAAACGCTGCTTGCCAGACGCTATCCCGGGACAGCGCTGAATCCCGACGAGATCCAGATCACTCCCAACCTGTCTCTGGCTGGTCCGGCGCAAACCCTGACCAAGTTTGCCTTGAACCATGTCAACGTGGCGCAAAACACAGGCTTCAGGATTGCCTCGACCACCACCAGATCCTTGCCTGCCAACCTGGACCAGGCCGCGATTCAACAGCTGCTGTTATCGCTCGATGTCGAGAAGACCTACGCCAAACTCGTGACCGACAGCCTGGTGACCGACAGTACCCAGGCAGTACCCCGCTGGCAGCGTTTTGTTCGACAAGTGCCGTGGCAACTCCTGCATCACGCTCACGAACTGAAGCTGCAACAACGCTTGTCCGACGGTGCCTTTGACTTGATTCGTCAGGTGCTGGATATGCCGGACGCGGTGGCCCGGGCCTCCGTCACGGGAGCCCATGCCATCGTTCGACCGCTGCAACTGATCAAGACCGCCGGCGCCAGCCCCGTGACGGCCTCGGGTCTGTATCTGATCGGACCGGGGGTCGGGAAAAAAGGCGCACACATCTTGTATGCGCCTTATCACACTGATTTGACTTTCACCGAGTTCGACAATGAAGCCGGCGTAGTCGCCGCGTTCAATACACCCGGCCCATTACAGCAACTACTGCTGCGTCGCCTGCCTGACATTGAGCGCTCGGGGTTTCGCAACCTGTACACGTCCACGGTCGGACACGTGAGTGAAATAACCCTGGGGGGCAACGTAATAAGCGGTCATCTGTTGACCCACTTGTTCAACGACAATGCCGCCCTGTTACCACGCATGCTCGCCGCGCGATCCGAAACCGACGGTTCTTCCGACTGGGAAACGGTGAAGCATTTGTTCAGCAGCGGGATCAAACTGGCGTCAGGCCTGTTACCCGGAAAACTCTCTTATGGGAAATTTCTGTGGCAAGCCTACGACGATTTCAAGAATTCAGCCGAAGGACTGCAGGATCATCACTGGAAAACTGCATTGCGCAATTTCATCAGCGGTGCGGCGCAATTGGTATCGCTGGGAAAATTGTCACTGGAAGCCAAAACCGATGCTGTCGTTTTGCCCCCCGCCGCCACGTCAGTCGCCCCCCACGTGACCGCGCTGGATTGGTCGCAGATTCAGACCACGTCATCGCGACGAACCCGCTTGCAGCCTTTTGAAACATCGATCGTGCAATTGAAAGACCTGACAAAAAACTTTGCTGATGGGACATACCTGGACGCAGCCACCCAACTTCGGTACGCCCCGATCGCCGGCAAGGTCTATCCGGTCAAGAAAACCGCAGCGGCATGGAGAATGATCAAAGGCCAGCAGGAAGGCCCGGTACTGCTGCCCACCACCAATAAACAACTGATCGTTGATCCGGACATCCATACCGTCCACTACGGAAAAAATCTGTCGAAAATGCACAACAGATTTATCGCCAGCCATGAGGCGCGAAGTGTCTTGAACATAGAAGCGCGAGGCATGGCGGATATTCGCGCAAAATTTCCGGAGCGGGCCGCCATGCTCGTGAGGGCAATCGATCTGGCGCGCTTTTACGCATTCAACAGCCTGCACAACCTTGCTTTGCCCGGAAACCTCGCCCAGGGGACACGACTCAATACGTTTCTTCAGGAACACTTTGATGTGAGCACGGTCGACGCCTACCTGATCAGAAGAATCAAGGAAACCATCGTGCCGGTCTGCAATGCGCTGGTGGACCCCGACCAGGATTTACTCAGTGGCGATCGACTGGTCATAGGTTCAAACAAGGATCCATTGTCCAATGTGGCCGCTTTCGTGAACGCGAATGATCCCGACAAGCGGGTGCACATCACCGAGCAATTTTTCGATCAACAACTCGATTGGTACAAAGGTTCATTGACAGAGCCCTTCGATGTCGACACTCACGGCCAGGCCGCGGTACTGATCCACGAGCTGGCTCATCAGGCCTGCGATGCAGTGGATATCGTGTACGTGGAGGCTAGGCGTCCGTTCAGCGATCTCATGGAGTCGATCACAGGCTTTGGCCAGGCGATGAAACAGGAGCAGATCGAATTCCAACGCAGCGCGCTGTCGTTACGCACCCCGCGGGATGAGTTGTTTGCCCGCTGGAACAGCGTATTGAATTCATGGATAAGTCTCGACTCGATAACAAGCGCAATTGACGAGACCGATACCATCCTCGACATCACCAGCAGCCCGACCATCGACCAGGCTCGGGATGCCTTTCTGAGCCAGCAAAATGCCGAGCATCGAATCAACATTATTTTGCGCAATGCCGACTCGGTCTCACGTCTGATCTGCGAAATGGGTCGACAGTTGGACCCTGTTCATGAGGTCACTTCCTAG
- a CDS encoding FecR family protein codes for MTDNPLSQAEYDAVTDAAAHWCMRLHADDCTAQERLAFEQWREAHPLHAFEYEAMLEIWEIAGDLPRPESIVVPMVQTKPQSSWRTYGMAAAVFALTLPLAAYGGWNLGWLPNSYQHFEASNNVRQVTLEDGSQVELNQGSELTYRNYKDRRQVTLKKGEAFFSVSHDTSRPFVVKAAEGKIRVTGTQFNVWMYQDQVKVNLIEGSVLVSSNDDLPGDGLRLGPSMQASFHHGDFVPRISQTYDGDNSLAWRSGKLVLDNLALNEALPLINRYLETPLLLADNSTGAIRIGGIYNIKELNTLVTTLPKVLPVYLTRNKDGNPVLNSIPQRTPKS; via the coding sequence ATGACCGACAACCCTCTCTCCCAAGCCGAATACGACGCCGTCACCGATGCCGCAGCGCACTGGTGCATGCGCTTGCATGCCGATGACTGCACCGCGCAGGAACGTCTGGCGTTCGAGCAATGGCGCGAGGCGCATCCGCTGCACGCGTTCGAGTACGAAGCCATGCTGGAAATCTGGGAGATCGCGGGGGATCTGCCTCGGCCTGAATCGATCGTTGTACCGATGGTGCAAACCAAACCTCAGTCATCATGGCGCACATACGGCATGGCTGCCGCAGTGTTCGCGCTGACCTTGCCTTTGGCGGCTTATGGCGGCTGGAACCTGGGCTGGCTGCCGAATTCGTACCAGCATTTCGAGGCCAGCAACAATGTGCGCCAGGTCACCCTGGAGGATGGCAGCCAGGTCGAGCTGAACCAGGGAAGCGAGCTGACCTACCGCAACTACAAGGACCGTCGCCAAGTCACGCTGAAAAAAGGCGAAGCCTTCTTCAGTGTCAGCCACGACACTTCACGACCCTTTGTCGTCAAAGCCGCTGAAGGCAAGATCCGGGTCACGGGTACCCAATTCAACGTGTGGATGTATCAGGATCAAGTGAAAGTGAACCTGATCGAAGGCTCGGTGCTGGTCAGCAGCAATGATGACCTGCCGGGAGACGGCTTGCGGCTGGGCCCATCGATGCAGGCGAGCTTTCACCATGGCGACTTCGTTCCACGGATCAGCCAGACCTACGATGGCGACAACTCACTGGCCTGGCGCAGCGGCAAACTGGTGCTGGACAACCTGGCACTGAACGAGGCGTTGCCGCTGATCAATCGTTACCTGGAAACGCCACTGTTGCTGGCCGACAACAGCACCGGCGCGATCCGTATCGGCGGCATCTACAACATCAAGGAACTCAACACCCTGGTGACCACCCTGCCCAAGGTGCTGCCGGTCTACCTGACCCGCAACAAGGACGGCAATCCGGTCCTCAATTCGATCCCGCAACGCACCCCGAAAAGCTGA
- a CDS encoding fe2+ zn2+ uptake regulation protein, translated as MYNSQLPADGGNAPKKASIEVGVFEQRTERQGNERIRFLLKSFGLRTSLIRLKVIDALLTAAESDRSLGVRGVHTHLLELDIPLSFLSVREVLKRLNSEGVIVLNADKSYSLDPRAAAVLLQH; from the coding sequence ATGTACAACTCGCAACTGCCAGCGGACGGTGGAAACGCACCCAAGAAAGCTTCCATCGAAGTCGGTGTTTTCGAGCAGCGTACCGAGCGCCAAGGCAATGAGCGGATCCGCTTTCTGCTCAAGAGTTTTGGCCTGCGAACCAGTCTGATTCGTCTCAAAGTCATCGACGCGCTGCTGACCGCCGCTGAAAGCGACCGCAGCCTGGGCGTGCGCGGGGTGCACACGCATTTGCTGGAACTGGATATTCCCCTGTCGTTCCTGAGCGTGCGCGAAGTGTTGAAACGCCTCAACAGCGAAGGCGTGATCGTGCTCAATGCCGATAAAAGCTACAGCCTGGATCCGCGTGCCGCGGCGGTGCTGCTGCAGCACTGA
- a CDS encoding DUF411 domain-containing protein — protein sequence MRTSLRLAALSALLLSSLAQAADLIPIEVHRDANCGCCKKWISHLQANGFKVEDHVETNMSEFKQQHGVPPRLASCHTTLINGKFVEGHVPADQVLALSKRDDLLGVAAPGMPMGSPGMEMDGMSDAYQVIGLKKDGTDVVVADYPAH from the coding sequence ATGCGAACCTCTCTGCGCCTGGCTGCCTTGAGCGCCCTCCTTCTTTCTTCCCTGGCCCAGGCGGCCGACCTGATTCCGATCGAGGTCCATCGTGATGCCAACTGCGGTTGCTGCAAAAAATGGATCAGCCACCTGCAAGCCAATGGTTTCAAGGTCGAAGACCATGTCGAAACCAACATGAGTGAGTTCAAGCAGCAACACGGCGTACCGCCGCGCCTGGCGTCGTGCCACACGACCTTGATCAACGGCAAATTCGTCGAAGGCCATGTGCCAGCCGACCAGGTGCTGGCCCTGAGCAAGCGCGACGACCTGCTGGGTGTCGCGGCTCCCGGCATGCCCATGGGTTCGCCTGGCATGGAAATGGACGGCATGAGCGATGCCTACCAAGTGATCGGTCTGAAGAAAGACGGCACGGATGTGGTCGTGGCGGACTACCCCGCCCATTGA